CGGGGTGATCTCGGACGACAGCGACGACAGCGACGACAGCGACGACAGCGACGACAGCGACGACAGGTGCCGACACCTTGCCGGCGAGCGGAGACGCGGAGCCGACGCCAAATGCCGAGCCGTCGCCGGTCGCAGCGCTCGGCCGGCGTTTCGGTGCACCGTTCGCGCTCGGCTTCCTCGTGGTTGCAGCGCTGATGGCCACGCTCGGCCGCCGCGCGTTCCGGTCCCCGGATGGCGCCGGCGGGGCCCATCGTTGACCCCGTGGACTGGCTGTGCCGGCGACTGCGCTCGTTCGGACGTCACACCCGAACAGCCGCCGGAACCGAAGGCGCTGCCGTGGACTGGCTGATCGTCGGGCTCGGCAACCCGGGCGGGCGGTATGCCGGCACGCGACACAACATCGGCCGCGACGCCGTCGAGGCGCTGGCGGCGCAGGCCGGGGTGCCGCTCGATCAGCTCAAGCACCAGGCTCGCTTCGGACTGGGCCGGCTGGGCGCCGCGCGCGTCTGCCTCGTCCTGCCGATGACGTACATGAACCTCTCGGGGCAGGCCGTGGCGCCGATCGCCCGGTTCTACCAGGTGCCGCCGGCGCGCGTGCTGGCGGTGTACGACGACATGGACCTGCCGCTCGGCCGGCAGCGGCTGCGCGCCGAAGGGGGACACGGCGGGCACAACGGCATGCGGAGCCTCATCGAGCGCCTCGGCACGGACGCTTTTCCGAGGCTGCGGCTCGGCGTTGGGCGCCCGCCGGCCGGGTGGGACGCGGCCGACCACGTCCTCGCCCGCTTCAGCCCCGATGAGGCGGCGGCCGCCGCGGCGCTGATCGATGATGCGGTGGCGACGATGAAGGACATCGTCGACCGGGGCGTCGCCGCCGCGATGAACCAGGCGAACGCGTGACCGACCGACGGCGCATCCTCCACGTCTACAAGGACTACCCGCCCGTCTTCGGCGGCATCGAGCACCACGTGCGCGACCTGGCCGAGGCGCAGTCGGCCGGCGGCGACGACGTCACCGTCCTCGTGACGGCAACGCGCGGTCCGACGACCATCACGGTCGAGCACGGCGTACGCGTGATCCGGGCGCGGCGCCAGACGACGGCGGCGTCCACGCCGCTTTCGGTGGCGCTCGTTCGCGCGCTCGCGGCGGCGCGGCCGGACGTCACGCACCTCCACAGCCCGTACCCGCTCGGCGAGGCCGCCTGGCTGGCCTTCGGGCGCCCGCCGATGGTGCTGAGCTACCACGCCGACATCGTCCGCCAGCGCCGGCTGCTGCGCTTGTGGCAGCCGTGGCAGCGCCGCGTGCTCGCCGGCGCCGGCCGGATCCTCGCGGCGAGCCCGGCGGTGGCCGAGGGGTCGCCGACGTTGGCCGCGGTCCGACAGAAGGTGGCGCTCGTTCCATACGGCATCGACGCCGACCGGTTCGTGCTCTCCCCCGCGGCGGTCGAAGCGGCCCGGCGCCGCCTCCGGCCGGCGGCAGCGCGGGGCGTCGTCGCGTTTGTCGGCCGGCTGCGGTACTACAAGGGCCTCCACGTCCTCGTCGCCGCGCTCGAGCGCATGCCGGACGTGCACGTGGTGATCGTGGGCACCGGACCGGAGGGCGAGTCGCTGCGTGCGGCCGCTGCAGCCGGCGGCGTGGCCGACCGGATCCACTGGCTGGGCGACGTGCCGGACGACGAGTTGCCGGCGGTCCTCGCCGCCGCCGACGTCTACTGCCTGCCGGCGACGGCCAAAAGCGAGGCGTTCGGCATCGCGATGCTCGAGGCGATGGCGGCCGGCCTGCCGATCGTCTCGACCGAACTCGGCACCGGCACGTCGTGGGTGAACCAGGCGGACGTCACGGGCCGTGTCGTGCCGCCCGGTGACGCCGCGGCACTGGCCGCGGCGATCGTGGGGCTCATGGACGCTGCCGGGACACGCGCTGCCCTCGGCGCGGCCGCCCGGCAGCGGGCGGTCGGCACGTTTTCGCGGCCGGCGATGGTCGCGGCCGTGCGCGCGGCGTACGTGGCCGCTGCGGGCTGAAGAGGACGGATGGAACCGGCCCGGCAGGAAGCGCTGCCCACGATGCCCGATCGCCGACCGCCCTCTTGTACAATGACGGTCTTGTCCGGCGCCCGGCAGTGGGCGCGGCGTAGGTCGCACACCCCCTTATGAACGTCCTCGTCACCGGCGGCGCCGGCTTCATCGGATCCCATCTCGTCGACCGGCTGCTGGCCGAC
Above is a window of Candidatus Avedoeria danica DNA encoding:
- a CDS encoding aminoacyl-tRNA hydrolase gives rise to the protein MAPAGPIVDPVDWLCRRLRSFGRHTRTAAGTEGAAVDWLIVGLGNPGGRYAGTRHNIGRDAVEALAAQAGVPLDQLKHQARFGLGRLGAARVCLVLPMTYMNLSGQAVAPIARFYQVPPARVLAVYDDMDLPLGRQRLRAEGGHGGHNGMRSLIERLGTDAFPRLRLGVGRPPAGWDAADHVLARFSPDEAAAAAALIDDAVATMKDIVDRGVAAAMNQANA
- a CDS encoding glycosyltransferase encodes the protein MTDRRRILHVYKDYPPVFGGIEHHVRDLAEAQSAGGDDVTVLVTATRGPTTITVEHGVRVIRARRQTTAASTPLSVALVRALAAARPDVTHLHSPYPLGEAAWLAFGRPPMVLSYHADIVRQRRLLRLWQPWQRRVLAGAGRILAASPAVAEGSPTLAAVRQKVALVPYGIDADRFVLSPAAVEAARRRLRPAAARGVVAFVGRLRYYKGLHVLVAALERMPDVHVVIVGTGPEGESLRAAAAAGGVADRIHWLGDVPDDELPAVLAAADVYCLPATAKSEAFGIAMLEAMAAGLPIVSTELGTGTSWVNQADVTGRVVPPGDAAALAAAIVGLMDAAGTRAALGAAARQRAVGTFSRPAMVAAVRAAYVAAAG